GCCTCGAAGGCATTGCCCCGCATGAAAGCGAACTGCGACTGACCGAAGGGCGCGGGGGAGCCGAGGGACTGCGCCAGCGAGGCCTTGTCCACGCCCGCGCCGTCGAGGAGCGCGCGCCGCCGGCAGCCCGGGTTCGCGGCGAGGGCCGCGAGCGCGCGGGCATCGAGCGGCTGAGCGGGGACGTCCGGTCCGCGCAGCTCAGCGAGCCGCTGTCGGAGTGCTGTCCCCCGCTTCGGCGGGTCGGGCACTGGGCTCGGCGCCTGGCTCGGCAGGCCGCTTGCGCGGCCGGGGAATTCGCTCACCCGCCGAAGTCTGGCATCCAGCACTGACAATTGAGGACTCTGGTGCGGACGAGGCGGACGGCGAGCCCGCCAGGGACGTCTGCCGCGACCCGGCCCGCACCCCCGCCGAAGGCCGCGCGCCGTCGAACGGCAGTCCGGCCTTCGCCTTCACCCGGTCCGCGAGCCGCTGCACGGGCCGTACGAGGAGCAGTCCGACGCCCATCACCGCGGCACCCGCGACAGCGTCGAGGAAGTAGTGGTTCGCGGTGCCCATCACGACGATCGTGGTGATCAGGGGGTAGGCCACCGCCAGCGTCTTGACCAGCGGTGAACGGCCGTGGCGCCACAGCATGACCCCGCACCACAGCGCCCACCCGACATGCAGGCTGGGCATCGCCGCGTACTGGTTGGTCATGCCGCCGAGCCCGCGCGGCGCACTCGCCTCGCCGCCCCACCAGCCGAAGTCGCTGTACTGCGCCATGGTGTCGACGAAGCCGTACCCCTCGCTCAGCAGACGCGGCGGGCAGGTCGGCAGGAGCGTGAAGCCGATCAGGCCGATCATGGTCGAGGTCATCAGCCACGCGCGTGCCGCGCGGTAGTGGACCGCCCGGCTGCGGAAGAGCCAGACGAGGACCAGGGGCGTCACCAGGTAGTGGAGCGACGCGTACCAGAAGTCGGCCGGGACGCCTATCCAGGAATGTTCCGTGAAGAGGCGGTTCAGCGGGTGCTCGGCGTTGAGGCGCAGGAGCTTCTCGACGCGGAGGATCTCCAGTCCGTTGTCGACGGCGCCGGACACGTCACCGCGGGCCAGCAGGCGTCCCGCCGAGTACGCGGCGTACACCAGCACGAGCAGCGGCAACTCCGTCCACCAGCGAAGCCGGAGCGTGCGTATGCCCCCGGTGGCCGGAGCGTCGATCTGCGGCATCCGGTCGGTCCCCCATCTGTCTTTGGTCATGCGATGTTCAACGCCGCCTCACCCTAC
This Streptomyces sp. NBC_01283 DNA region includes the following protein-coding sequences:
- a CDS encoding phosphatase PAP2 family protein, which encodes MPQIDAPATGGIRTLRLRWWTELPLLVLVYAAYSAGRLLARGDVSGAVDNGLEILRVEKLLRLNAEHPLNRLFTEHSWIGVPADFWYASLHYLVTPLVLVWLFRSRAVHYRAARAWLMTSTMIGLIGFTLLPTCPPRLLSEGYGFVDTMAQYSDFGWWGGEASAPRGLGGMTNQYAAMPSLHVGWALWCGVMLWRHGRSPLVKTLAVAYPLITTIVVMGTANHYFLDAVAGAAVMGVGLLLVRPVQRLADRVKAKAGLPFDGARPSAGVRAGSRQTSLAGSPSASSAPESSIVSAGCQTSAGERIPRPRKRPAEPGAEPSARPAEAGDSTPTAAR